One Geomonas agri genomic region harbors:
- a CDS encoding type II secretion system F family protein: protein MLVPIVALVFLATLCASGALCLYVLRRNASARTELRRRLQQMSRGGSRDTQPELREVLTRKARQAGELMTRLPQTRQMEKRLAQAGMDIPPALLFGAVVATAVLLAAVTALQTRSLTAALLTATLPIMATEGVIRVKTARRITRFTELFPDALSMIARSLRAGQSLTTAIQLVGEEVPDPTGTLFKIAYEQQQLGLRLVDALADMNQRIESMDLRFFTTVITINSDIGGNLSELLDKLALTIKERLKIRRQVRVYTAQGRLSGYVLGALPLVAFGAFTLLSPEYETELLKEPLGLYILALAALLQLVGLVIIRKIIRIQI, encoded by the coding sequence ATGCTAGTTCCTATCGTGGCACTCGTCTTTCTCGCCACCCTGTGCGCCAGCGGTGCCCTCTGTCTCTATGTCCTGCGCCGCAACGCCTCCGCCAGGACCGAACTGAGAAGGAGGCTGCAGCAGATGTCCCGCGGGGGAAGCCGCGACACCCAGCCCGAACTGCGCGAGGTGCTGACCAGGAAAGCACGCCAGGCGGGAGAGTTGATGACCCGCCTGCCGCAGACGCGCCAGATGGAGAAGAGGCTGGCACAGGCCGGCATGGACATCCCCCCGGCGCTGCTGTTCGGAGCCGTCGTTGCCACGGCCGTCCTGCTTGCCGCCGTTACCGCGCTGCAGACTCGCTCCCTGACCGCCGCCTTGCTCACCGCCACCCTGCCGATCATGGCGACCGAGGGTGTCATCAGGGTGAAGACCGCGCGCAGGATCACGAGGTTCACCGAACTGTTCCCGGATGCCCTGAGCATGATCGCCCGCTCCCTCAGGGCCGGCCAATCCTTGACCACGGCTATCCAGCTGGTGGGAGAAGAGGTGCCGGATCCGACCGGGACGCTGTTCAAAATTGCCTACGAGCAGCAACAACTCGGCCTTCGGCTGGTGGACGCCCTCGCGGACATGAACCAGAGGATCGAAAGCATGGATCTCAGGTTCTTCACCACGGTCATTACCATCAACTCGGACATCGGCGGCAACCTCTCCGAACTTTTGGACAAGCTCGCACTCACCATCAAGGAGAGGCTCAAGATCCGCCGCCAGGTGAGGGTCTACACGGCCCAAGGGAGGCTGTCCGGCTACGTGCTGGGCGCGCTGCCGCTGGTCGCCTTCGGCGCCTTCACCCTGCTCAGCCCCGAGTACGAGACGGAACTGCTCAAGGAACCTCTCGGGCTGTACATCCTCGCCCTCGCAGCGCTGCTACAGCTGGTCGGCCTGGTCATCATCAGGAAGATCATCAGAATCCAGATCTGA
- a CDS encoding type II secretion system F family protein encodes MLYLIAFTVFCSVLLLSVALSRVLLSRRSPVAQRLAEFFPTDKAVHLMPEVESGTWASKLRRIGEQMKLPKQEHSRYKKALVAAGFHRDSVHVFLGSKLLLAVALPLPYLLIAVAPKHAYFDVVSIAVMLALAIVGYLLPSYWLSTKVKHRQLVIFHTLPDVLDLVTLCVEAGLSMDAALLRASEVPQLDQNPLALEIRQVTMETRAGKPRVDALKDMAERTMVDDMRSFSAMLAQTERFGTSLSQALRSFSDDLRTKRRQAAEEAAAKTTVKLIFPLVFAIFPALLVVVLGPAVVQIARVFK; translated from the coding sequence ATGCTCTACCTGATCGCTTTCACCGTATTCTGCTCGGTGCTGTTGCTGTCGGTGGCCCTCTCCCGGGTACTGCTGTCGAGAAGGAGCCCGGTGGCGCAGCGCCTGGCGGAATTTTTCCCGACCGACAAGGCAGTGCACCTCATGCCGGAAGTGGAATCCGGCACCTGGGCCTCGAAGCTGCGCCGCATCGGCGAGCAGATGAAGCTCCCGAAACAGGAACATTCGCGCTACAAGAAGGCGCTGGTGGCGGCTGGGTTCCACCGCGACAGCGTGCACGTCTTCCTAGGGAGCAAGCTTCTCCTTGCCGTCGCGCTGCCGCTCCCCTACCTGCTCATCGCTGTCGCGCCCAAGCATGCCTATTTCGACGTCGTCAGCATCGCGGTCATGTTGGCCCTAGCCATCGTCGGCTACCTCCTGCCGAGTTACTGGCTCTCCACCAAGGTCAAGCACCGCCAACTGGTTATCTTCCATACCCTGCCCGACGTGCTGGACCTAGTGACCCTCTGCGTCGAGGCTGGGCTCAGCATGGATGCCGCCCTGCTGCGCGCCTCCGAGGTCCCCCAGTTGGATCAGAACCCGCTGGCCCTGGAGATCCGCCAAGTCACCATGGAAACCAGGGCCGGCAAGCCGCGGGTGGATGCACTCAAGGACATGGCGGAGAGGACCATGGTCGATGACATGAGATCCTTCAGCGCCATGCTGGCCCAGACTGAGCGCTTCGGCACCAGCCTGAGCCAGGCCCTGCGTTCCTTCTCCGACGACCTGAGGACCAAGAGGAGGCAGGCAGCCGAGGAGGCCGCCGCCAAGACCACGGTGAAGCTCATCTTCCCGCTGGTGTTCGCCATCTTCCCCGCCCTGCTGGTGGTGGTGCTGGGCCCTGCGGTGGTCCAGATCGCTAGAGTATTCAAGTAG